The Saccharothrix violaceirubra genome segment ACGCCACCGGCGCCGCGCTGTCGGGTGCCCTGACGCTGGAGTTCGACGAGCCGGTCGACCCGGCGTCCACGCAGATCAGCCTGACCGACCCGGCTGGCGCCACGCTCAACGGCGCGGTGACCGCGTTCTCGCCGGACGGCAAGACCATCACGTGGACCCCGACCGCGGCACTGGTCGGCCAGACGAAGTACGAGGCCAAGGCCCTGGTCGCGGACGCCAACGGCAACCCGATGAGTGCGGTGGCCAAGTGGTCGTTCACCGCGGGCGCGGGCACCGGACCGGTGTCGCTGTTCAGCCGGGCCACCGTGCCGGACGTGCAGTACGTCGCCGACGGTGGCCTGATCGAGCTGGGCGTCCGGTTCGGCACGTCGCACCACGGCCGGATCACCGCCGTGCGGTTCTACAAGGGCGTCGGCAACACTGGCACGCACACCGGTTCGCTGTGGTCGCCGGAAGGCGCCCTGCTGGCGACCGGCACGTTCTCCGGTGAGACCGCGACGGGCTGGCAGACGTTGACGTTCGCCCAGCCGGTGACCGTGCTGCCGGGTCGGATCTACACGGCCTCGTACACCACGACGACCGGCCACGCGGTGAACTACAGCTACTTCCAGAACCGCGCCGTGGAGGCGCCGCCGCTGACCGCGCCGGGCAACACGTGGAACAGCGCCAACGGCGTCTTCAAGCCGGGCGGCGGCTTCCCGACCACGAGCCACCAGGGCAACAACTACTGGGTGGACGTGGAGTACGTCGCGACGGACGACTACGTGGCGCCCACGGGCACCGGCCACACTCCGCTCACCGACGCCACCGCCGTGGACGTGACGAGCACGGTGACCGCCTCGTACAACGAGAAGATCGACCTGGCCAACACCACGTTCACGGTGACCGACGGTGCGGGCGGCAAGATCACCGGAACGGTCGCCCGGTCGGCCGACGAGCAGACCGCGATCTGGACCGCGGCGTCCCCCTTGGCGCCCGGCACGGTGTACAAGGTCTCGGTCAAGGCGTCCGACCTGGCGTGGAACACCCCGGCCGAGCCGATCACGTGGCAGTTCACCACGACGGGTACCACCGCGGGCCCGTGGTCGCTGTTCAGCGCCGCGAGCACCCCGAAGATCACGGTCAACCCGAACGCCACGTTCGCCACGGTGGGCGTCCGCTTCACCCCGACGGTGAACGGCAAGATCACCGCGATCAAGTTCTACAAGGGCGAGGAGAACACCGGCACCCACACCGGACGTCTGTGGGCCGTCGACGGCAAGACCCTGCTGAAGACGGGCACGTTCACCAACGAGAGCACGTCGGGCTGGCAGACGCTGACCCTCGACCAACCGGTCGACGTCACCGCCGGGACGCAGTACATCGCGAGCTACTACGCCCCGACCGGCAAGGCCAGCTACGACGCCGGGTACTTCATCGGCTACTCGGTCACCGCGGGCAACCTGACCGCACCGCAGTGGTCGTCCACCGCACCGAACGGCGTGGTGGGCACCGACGAGACGTCGTTCCCGGAGTCGTACGCGACGGGCGGCAACAACTACTGGGTCGACGTCGTCTTCACGACGCCGTGACCCGATCCTTGGGGTCGCCGTCTCCCCGGCGACCCCAAGGGTCCACCATGTAGGACATGGCACGGGTGTACGTCTCCTCCACCTACTCGGACTTACAGGAGCACCGCGAGGCGGTCCGCACAGCGATCCGGCGAATGGGCCACGAGGACGTGGCGATGGAGTACTACGTCGCCGAGGACACCCGACCGCTGAACCGGTGCCTGGAGGACGTGCGCGCGTCGGACGTCTACGTCGTGATCATGGCTTGGCGCTACGGTTTCATCCCCGAGGGGCACTCGGAGTCGATCACCGAACTGGAGTACCGCGCGGCGATCGACGCCAAGATCCCGGTGCTGGCGTTCGTGCTGTCCGAGGACCAGCCGTGGCTGCCCAAGCTGGTGGAGCACTCGAAGCAGGTCGACCGCTTCCGCACGGAACTGATGAACAGTCACCTGGTCGGCCTGTTCACCACGACGGACGACCTTGCCCGGCGGGTAGCCGAGTCGCTGCATGTCCGACCGGCGGACGCGACGGTCGACTGGGACGTGTACCGCCAGGCCGTCGTCGACCGGTACGAGTTCGTACGCCTGTCGGTGATCGCGGGAACACGTGACCGCAAACCGGCGCGTATCCCGCTCACCGAAGTTTTCGTACCTCAGCAACTCCTCCCCGGCCGCCCCGAATACGACGTGCCCGAGGACGAAGAGGTCGAAGCCGTTCCCGCCGACGCCGTGCGCGTCGTCGGTGCCACGCCGCGCCAAGTCCTGCTGGGCGGGCCGGGCAGCGGCAAGAGCACTCTCCTCCACGCCACGATGCTGACGTTGTGCCACCCGTCCGCCCCGCCACCCGGGCAGGGACTGGCGGACCTGCCCGTCCCGTTCCTGGTGGAGTTGCGCCGGTATGCGCTGTCCGGAGCCGACGACTTCGTGGCCTACCTGGAGAACACCGTCCAGGACGAACTGGGCGTGCGGCTGGGGTCGGAAGCCATCGTCGACCTGCTCTCGTCCGGTGGCGCCGTGGTGCTGTTCGACGGGCTGGACGAGATCGTCGAACCTACGGCCAGAGCCCGGGCCGTCGACCGCTTCCGCACCTTCACGACCCGGTTCCCCGACGCTCGGGTGATCGTGTCGTCCAGGATCGTCGGCTACGACGACACCGAACTCGGCCTCGCCGGGTTCGACCACCACACGCTGCTCGACTTCGGCCTGCGGGAGATCACCGAGTTCGTACCGAGGTGGTACCGGCACTACACCGTCGAGAACGACGATCGCGACGCCGCCGGACTGATCCGTCGGATCACCGAAAACCCCAGGCTGCGTGAACTCGCGGGCAACCCCCTGCTGTTGACGATGATGGCGATCATCTACAAGCACCAGGACCTGCCGGAGAAGCGCTGGCAACTCTATGCCCGCTGCACGGCGGTGTTGCTGGAGGACTGGGACGTCAAGCGCAAGAAGATCGACACCCGCGAGACCCTGCGCCTCGATTTCCCCATCGGTGCGGACCAGAAGGCCGAGATGCTGCAACGGGTTGCCGTACGCATGCTTGCCGACGCACACAGCGGCGAGGTCAACGCGATCCCGTACGGCCCGCTGCGCGCCACGATCGCCGACTACCTCACGTCGCAGTACGCCAAGGCCCCGGCAGAAGCCCGAGCCCTCTCCACGGAGATCATCAACCACCTGCGAGAGCGTACCCACATCCTGGCCGAAACCGGTGACGGCGTCTTCGGCTTCGT includes the following:
- a CDS encoding NACHT domain-containing protein yields the protein MARVYVSSTYSDLQEHREAVRTAIRRMGHEDVAMEYYVAEDTRPLNRCLEDVRASDVYVVIMAWRYGFIPEGHSESITELEYRAAIDAKIPVLAFVLSEDQPWLPKLVEHSKQVDRFRTELMNSHLVGLFTTTDDLARRVAESLHVRPADATVDWDVYRQAVVDRYEFVRLSVIAGTRDRKPARIPLTEVFVPQQLLPGRPEYDVPEDEEVEAVPADAVRVVGATPRQVLLGGPGSGKSTLLHATMLTLCHPSAPPPGQGLADLPVPFLVELRRYALSGADDFVAYLENTVQDELGVRLGSEAIVDLLSSGGAVVLFDGLDEIVEPTARARAVDRFRTFTTRFPDARVIVSSRIVGYDDTELGLAGFDHHTLLDFGLREITEFVPRWYRHYTVENDDRDAAGLIRRITENPRLRELAGNPLLLTMMAIIYKHQDLPEKRWQLYARCTAVLLEDWDVKRKKIDTRETLRLDFPIGADQKAEMLQRVAVRMLADAHSGEVNAIPYGPLRATIADYLTSQYAKAPAEARALSTEIINHLRERTHILAETGDGVFGFVHRTFMEYFAAGHVLGEFNHRKADYDWLKVDVFGARRNDDGWREPLLLLIGMLSGQGSPVREIVESLLRHNDALLFAADCLAETGQVAAADQRWASGLLDKLVETVRDRPKRMPASFIKDIVASFCRLATFVPMSHRTPFLTEELSQSRSTNSQAAGWEMSLAFSTNDERRHEAIESLHSGSSAVRRSAVAMLARDWPGDEEVYDHLIGTLETDGSATVCENVLNVVAKNWPMRRESLLPIHLAVSILGIYRIAEHLSVEWKGNIEALMVLVYTTEHGIHLGDFDFYLTIARRLRSGWGHLDDANSFLNDIAKNSKNINSALASAIALYLADHQLHDTSEQLHKLSEDALEIELSRRSELISAFIAWIEDFPFSNRSIRTQIKLVASHDIQTARLRLSTE